From one Lolium rigidum isolate FL_2022 chromosome 4, APGP_CSIRO_Lrig_0.1, whole genome shotgun sequence genomic stretch:
- the LOC124646803 gene encoding ankyrin repeat domain-containing protein 50-like, whose product MALDLLDIPLNSFLEQALGKDEDAWPPEARFVVAAHRGNVGRLKEIARRLDKNGKRGVDATVAATTFQGMNALHAAVRGLGKLAVCRYLVDQVGMDVNMWDTSESKKTPLEHAVAGGNLPAARFLLDHGADLHQENEKGVTVIHLAAMKGKSEIVKLLLSRGADVDAKSEEGTPLHLAAVKGHESTVEVLLEHHADINKLVPSCLLTPVEAAVFAASTPCAKLLIQAGANVNGVNHCLARAAKDGLTEITKCLLEAGADPNRPDERGRMPIELAAVYGRREDVELLFPFTSPIPNVADWSVDGIINHAKLENMQLMDDDAVNMRKSDLKQQGDEAFENQDYTKASVLYTKALRADPYDCKMLANRSRCWLRLGDGQKALEDAIKCKISNRDWAEAHHREGEALMMLKEYEKACEVLTRGLELDPENDEMDKLFWEAMKLKKK is encoded by the exons ATGGCCTTAGACCTCCTCGACATCCCgctgaacagcttcttggagcaagcCCTCGGCAAAG ATGAGGACGCCTGGCCCCCGGAGGCGCGCTTCGTGGTCGCCGCCCACCGCGGCAACGTCGGCCGCCTCAAGG AGATCGCCAGGAGGCTGGACAAGAACGGGAAGCGCGGGGTCGACGCCACGGTGGCCGCCACCACCTTCCAAGGCATGAACGCGCTCCACGCCGCCGTCCGTGGGCTCGGCAAGCTCGCCGTCTGCCGCTACCTCGTCGACCAAGTCGGGATGGACGTCAACATGTGGGACACCTCCGAAA GCAAGAAGACGCCCCTGGAGCACGCCGTGGCCGGCGGCAACCTGCCTGCCGCCAGGTTCCTTCTTGACCATGGTGCCGATCTCCATCAGGAAAATGAAAAGGGCGTCACTGTTATTCATCTGGCTGCAATGAAAG GCAAGTCTGAAATAGTAAAGCTGCTGCTTTCTAGAGGAGCTGATGTCGACGCCAAATCAGAAGAAGGGACACCACTGCATTTGGCTGCTGTTAAAGGACATGAGAGTACTGTGGAGGTTTTGTTGGAGCACCATGCAGAT ATCAACAAGCTTGTGCCTTCTTGTCTATTAACACCTGTGGAAGCTGCAGTATTTGCTGCTTCTACGCCTTGTGCAAAGCTATTGATTCAG GCTGGAGCTAATGTGAATGGTGTTAATCATTGCTTGGCAAGAGCTGCAAAAGATGGCTTAACTGAAATCACTAAGTGCTTGTTGGAGGCAGGTGCAGACCCAAATCGTCCTGATGAG CGTGGTCGAATGCCGATAGAGTTAGCCGCTGTGTATGGTAGAAGGGAAGACGTCGAGCTGCTGTTTCCGTTCACGTCCCCAATTCCAAATGTTGCAGACTGGAGCGTTGATGGGATAATCAATCATGCCAAACTGGAGAACATGCAGCTAATG GATGATGATGCGGTTAACATGAGAAAGTCTGACCTGAAACAGCAAGGGGATGAAGCATTTGAGAATCAGGATTACACAAAGGCGTCGGTGCTCTACACAAAG GCACTCAGGGCTGATCCTTACGATTGTAAAATGCTCGCCAACAGGAGCCGCTGCTGGCTCCGCTTAGGAGACGGGCAGAAGGCTCTGGAGGACGCGATCAAATGCAAGATAAGTAACAGGGACTGGGCAGAGGCACACCACCGCGAAGGAGAAGCCCTGATGATGCTGAAG GAGTATGAGAAAGCTTGCGAGGTTCTTACGCGCGGCCTGGAGCTGGACCCCGAGAACGACGAGATGGACAAGTTGTTCTG GGAGGCGATGAAGCTGAAGAAGAAGTGA